Proteins encoded in a region of the Lepeophtheirus salmonis chromosome 6, UVic_Lsal_1.4, whole genome shotgun sequence genome:
- the Nup107 gene encoding nuclear pore complex protein Nup107 produces the protein MDGFETPVLLKGKVSRILKRQSEFLPTPKLEKSLNASDIFLGKPGDFTMGMDLTSAPYPLGETNASFGYSMMAYEPMEHRNKTLAMSFAQGSASTEHLFPDFLATVSESTAAFKTLDQVAEFQQLVGDQYEAHCQMPSKSGTASKMNATHLKNLMEERNTWRLLGKLYHDRLRTMDKDEDMEDTEEGDTLNLCSEKIIVEKLFRRNQELREAQAIVDWLEANKGDSTCGISAERFSDATVSWENTLHSLNHPNANKRNLITQLDPDAPRRQNKPLHDLDMQDQNLLYDAIFIYIRSGMLESAQDLCIKLGQPWRAATLEGWKLFHDENYNRADTNKKLPCEGNKTRDVWKRSAWKMTCDEKMPSLERAAYSAFCGNVNQLLSICKNWDDCLWALTRCYIDLMVEKEIRNTLNDKTYAKLPQEYWDDNKTSMDDVLKCMETLDNEGVKSVKTNPYKIIQCYLISQNYRGLLEKMMEWVKEPQDPHLLRLLCHFIIVFRRLNIGQNDCSLKVLEDAIIQIYVIYLMGADLVQLVAWYTAQLPTNIQIDIYSKFLENVTTYGDRKLCLDLAMESDLPIQDITTQVVVNIRTQEEADEEATFQPVMTERDKRKIDALSWLIFFDSQRDEAIFQCNALVRSFIAAGKVESANEAILKVPEDSISLIKKQNEDVISLPPQISNCIREFLGLQSYLQAQEAFSDWFNHFSKGQPRRPVLGETSSFVEKVAFEQKQEQYQVEMERWNSAQLIQSRAATERLFGVLTFPQGWLVDEVEEISEESIQRKEELEYLRKICIPKLVLLLHSVYHSSKQFKEAIKLADLVASERYEIYQLYSKDKLRELLNKIHESSVAAMETGTKDPWGFPKK, from the exons ATGGATGGTTTTGAAACTCCCGTTCTCCTAAAGGGGAAGGTCTCTCGAATACTTAAGCGCCAATCCGAATTTCTTCCAACTCCAAAACTTGAGAAATCCTTGAATGCATCTGACATTTTTTTGGGTAAACCTGGTGATTTTACCATGGGCATGGATTTGACTTCCGCGCCTTATCCCCTTGGGGAAACAAACGCCTCCTTTGGCTACAGTATGATGGCTTATGAACCCATGGAACACAGGAATAAAACGCTAGCCATGTCATTTGCTCAGGGAAGTGCAAGCACGGAACATCTCTTTCCGGACTTTTTGGCCACAGTTTCCGAGTCCACAGCGGCGTTTAAAACCCTGGATCAGGTAGCGGAATTCCAACAACTTGTGGGAGACCAGTATGAGGCTCATTGTCAAATGCCCTCTAAATCGGGGACAGCATCAAAGATGAATGCAACTCATTTG aaaaacttGATGGAAGAGCGCAATACGTGGAGACTCCTTGGTAAACTATATCATGATCGACTCCGTACTATGGATAAAGATGAAGACATGGAGGACACAGAAGAAGGCGACACACTCAATCTCTGCAGTGAGAAGATAATAGTGGAAAAATTGTTTCGAAGGAATCAGGAACTGAGGGAGGCTCAAGCCATTGTGGATTGGTTAGAAGCTAACAAAGGAGATAGTACATGTGGTATCAGTGCTGAGCGTTTCTCTGACGCTACCGTGAGTTGGGAAAATACTCTCCATTCTTTAAACCATCCAAATGCAAACAAAAGAAACCTCATAACTCAGTTAGATCCTGATGCTCCTAGAAGACAAAATAAACCTCTTCATGATCTCGATATGCAAGATCAAAACCTTCTCTACGACgcaatattcatttatattcgaTCTGGTATGCTTGAAAGTGCGCAAGATCTATGCATCAAATTAGGGCAGCCATGGAGAGCAGCAACTCTGGAAGGCTGGAAGCTCTTTCACGACGAAAATTATAATCGGGCTGATACTAACAAAAAACTTCCTTGCGAAGGAAATAAGACTAGAGATGTTTGGAAAAGATCCGCCTGGAAAATGACCTGTGATGAAAAAATGCCGAGTCTTGAGCGTGCAGCCTATAGTGCTTTTTGTGGTAATGTAAACCAACTTTTGAGTATCTGTAAAAATTGGGATGATTGTTTATGGGCATTAACTCGATGTTACATTGATTTGATGGtcgaaaaagaaataagaaacaccTTGAATGATAAAACCTACGCTAAACTTCCTCAAGAATATTGGGATGATAATAAAACCTCAATGGATGATGTTCTAAAGTGTATGGAAACTCTAGATAATGAGGGTGTTAAATCAGTTAAAACAAACccatacaaaattattcagTGTTATTTGATCTCACAAAATTACAGAGGACTACTCGAAAAAATGATGGAATGGGTGAAAGAGCCTCAAGATCCACATTTATTGCGATTATTATGCCATTTTATCATCGTTTTTAGGAGATTAAATATTGGTCAAAATGACTGTTCGCTCAAGGTCTTGGAAGACGCCATTATTCAAAtctatgttatttatttaatgggaGCTGATTTAGTTCAACTCGTTGCTTGGTATACGGCTCAGTTACCTACAAATATTCAGATAGACATATATTCCAAATTTCTTGAGAACGTTACAACCTATGGTGATCGAAAATTGTGTCTAGATCTGGCCATGGAATCAGATTTACCAATCCAAGACATAACGACTCAAGTTGTTGTAAACATTAGAACTCAAGAAGAAGCTGATGAAGAAGCCACTTTTCAGCCAGTTATGACTGAGCGcgacaaaagaaaaattgatgcCCTTTCTTGGCTTATTTTCTTTGATTCGCAAAGAGATGAGGCAATTTTCCAATGCAATGCTCTTGTTCGGTCATTTATTGCTGCTGGGAAAGTTGAGTCTGCGAATGAAGCCATTCTGAAAGTCCCTGAAGACTcgatttctttgataaaaaaacaaaatgaggaTGTTATTTCACTGCCTCCTCAAATTTCTAACTGTATTAGAGAATTTTTAGGTTTACAAAGTTATCTCCAAGCTCAAGAAGCCTTTTCAGACTGGTTCAATCACTTTAGTAAGGGCCAACCTCGTCGACCTGTTTTGGGTGAGACTTCTTCTTTTGTGGAGAAGGTTGCTTTTGAGCAAAAGCAAGAGCAGTACCAAGTTGAAATGGAAAGATGGAACTCAGCACAACTTATTCAATCCAGAGCTGCTACTGAACGCCTTTTTGGAGTTCTTACTTTCCCCCAAGGATGGTTGGTGGATGAAGTTGAGGAGATTTCAGAGGAAAGTATTCAACGGAAGGAAGAACTCGAATATCTTAGGAAAATATGCATTCCTAAACTAGTATTGCTTCTTCATTCAGTGTACCACAGCTCAAAACAATTTAAGGAGGCTATCAAACTTGCAGATCTTGTTGCCTCTGAGagatatgaaatatatcaattatatagtAAAGACAAATTGAGGGAACTTCTGAATAAAATTCACGAATCGTCTGTCGCTGCCATGGAAACTGGAACCAAGGATCCATGGGGATtccctaaaaaataa